A genomic region of Streptomyces sp. R33 contains the following coding sequences:
- a CDS encoding RNA polymerase-binding protein RbpA → MSERALRGTRLVVTSYETDRGIDLAPRQAVEYACQNGHRFEMPFSVEAEIPPEWECKACGAMALLVDGDGPEEKKGKPARTHWDMLMERRTREELEEVLAERLAVLRSGAMNIAVHPRDSRKSA, encoded by the coding sequence ATGAGTGAGCGAGCTCTCCGCGGTACGCGGCTCGTGGTTACCAGCTACGAGACGGACCGCGGCATCGATCTGGCCCCGCGCCAGGCGGTGGAGTACGCATGCCAGAACGGACATCGATTTGAGATGCCGTTCTCGGTTGAGGCAGAGATTCCGCCGGAGTGGGAGTGCAAGGCGTGCGGCGCCATGGCACTCCTGGTGGACGGGGACGGGCCCGAAGAGAAGAAGGGCAAGCCTGCGCGAACGCACTGGGACATGCTCATGGAGCGGCGCACCCGCGAGGAACTGGAGGAAGTGCTGGCCGAGAGGCTGGCGGTCCTGCGTTCCGGCGCCATGAACATTGCCGTGCATCCGCGGGACAGCCGCAAGTCCGCCTGA
- the fxsA gene encoding FxsA family membrane protein — protein MTTGVPLSTAPRRRSRARTFLPLAVAAWLVLEIWLLSLVAGTAGGLTVAALLAGGIVLGVVVIKRAGRRAFKNLTTTFQQAQQGQQPTPQQPGSGNGLTMLAGLLLILPGLVSDVVGLLCLLPPVRAWIGRRVAGSLERKMATAPAGSFGDAFQQARIHYPDGKVVQGEVIREDEPRQPGPDAGYRPPLAP, from the coding sequence ATGACGACCGGCGTTCCCCTCTCGACGGCCCCCCGGCGGCGTTCGCGCGCCCGCACGTTCCTCCCCCTGGCGGTCGCCGCCTGGCTGGTCCTGGAGATCTGGCTGCTCAGCCTGGTCGCCGGCACGGCCGGCGGGCTGACCGTCGCCGCGCTGCTCGCGGGTGGAATCGTGCTCGGCGTCGTGGTCATCAAGCGGGCCGGGCGGCGCGCCTTCAAGAACCTGACGACCACCTTCCAGCAGGCTCAGCAGGGGCAGCAGCCCACCCCGCAGCAGCCGGGCAGCGGCAACGGCCTCACGATGCTGGCCGGCCTGCTCCTGATCCTGCCGGGACTCGTCTCCGACGTGGTCGGTCTGCTCTGCCTGCTCCCGCCCGTCCGGGCGTGGATCGGCCGCCGGGTCGCGGGCTCCCTGGAGCGCAAGATGGCCACGGCCCCGGCCGGCAGTTTCGGCGACGCCTTCCAGCAGGCCCGCATCCACTACCCCGACGGCAAGGTCGTCCAGGGCGAGGTCATCCGCGAGGACGAGCCCCGGCAGCCCGGCCCGGACGCCGGGTACCGGCCGCCGCTGGCGCCCTGA
- a CDS encoding glycosyltransferase, translating to MSDGGQRGHGPLGTALVIIPTFNEAENIGPIVARVRAAVPEAHILVADDNSPDGTGKLADELAAGDDHVHVLHRRGKEGLGAAYLAGFAWGLERDYGVLVEMDADGSHQPEELPRLLTALAGADLVLGSRWVPGGRVVNWPKSREFLSRGGSTYSRLMLDVPIRDVTGGYRAFRRETLEGLGLDEVASAGYCFQVDLARRAVRQGFRVVEVPITFVEREFGDSKMSRDIVVEALWRVTQWGLKAHAAKLTGQDKPKGTDKGSDKGTDNGSDKGTDNGSDKGTDNGSDTGSDKGGNRA from the coding sequence GTGAGCGACGGCGGACAGCGAGGCCACGGACCGCTCGGCACGGCCTTGGTGATCATTCCGACCTTCAACGAGGCGGAGAACATCGGGCCGATCGTCGCCCGCGTGCGCGCGGCGGTGCCCGAGGCGCACATCCTGGTCGCGGACGACAACAGCCCCGACGGCACCGGCAAGCTCGCCGACGAGCTGGCGGCCGGCGACGACCACGTGCACGTCCTGCACCGCAGGGGCAAGGAGGGCCTCGGCGCCGCCTACCTGGCGGGCTTCGCCTGGGGCCTGGAGCGCGACTACGGCGTGCTCGTCGAGATGGACGCCGACGGCTCCCACCAGCCGGAGGAGCTGCCGCGGCTGCTCACCGCGCTGGCCGGCGCCGACCTCGTGCTGGGCTCGCGCTGGGTGCCGGGCGGCCGGGTGGTCAACTGGCCCAAGAGCCGCGAGTTCCTCTCCCGCGGCGGCTCGACGTACTCGCGGCTGATGCTGGACGTCCCGATCCGCGACGTGACGGGCGGCTACCGCGCCTTCCGCCGCGAGACCCTGGAGGGGCTGGGCCTCGACGAGGTGGCCTCTGCGGGTTACTGCTTCCAGGTCGACCTGGCCCGCCGGGCCGTGCGCCAGGGCTTCCGGGTCGTCGAGGTGCCCATCACGTTCGTCGAGCGTGAGTTCGGCGACAGCAAGATGAGCAGGGACATCGTCGTGGAGGCCCTGTGGCGGGTCACCCAGTGGGGGCTCAAGGCCCACGCGGCGAAGCTGACCGGCCAGGACAAGCCCAAGGGCACGGACAAGGGCTCGGACAAGGGCACGGACAACGGCTCGGACAAGGGCACGGACAACGGCTCGGACAAGGGCACGGACAACGGCTCGGACACGGGCTCGGACAAGGGCGGGAACCGCGCCTGA
- a CDS encoding peptidase C39 family protein, which produces MTAPTPRRALLALALAAATAATVPGGRASATGAQAGGAQAGGAQAESGAAHGAPAEAVAAEAAAGATVDNRFWYSYAHWRAGTHWGTAALAGDRPGLVIEAPAGRTEYTDPHTGRKGTWEYAAWTSPVHRSAVPGTETIASWNAHTPPGTWIQVELRATYGSGATTPWYVLGRWASGDGDIRRTSVDGQTDGTSTVWTDTLAVDAPARANGVRITHWQLRLTLHRKPGAAQGPTVWLAGAMVSDVPDRYTVPASAPSGTAHELKVPRYSQEIHTGRYPQYDNGGEAWCSPTSSQMIIEYWGRKPAAEDLAWVDPRYADPQVCHAARSTYDSAYRGCGNWPFNAAYAATYSGLAGVVTRLRSLADLEVLVRSGIPAITSQSFRSEELTGAGYGTAGHLMTVIGFTATGDVVANDPNSRDNTAVRRVYRRREWENVWLRTKRHDSAGKIASGSGGICYLYAPARPSLAQIAALRAVGVL; this is translated from the coding sequence ATGACCGCACCCACACCCCGCAGGGCCCTGCTGGCCCTCGCCCTCGCAGCGGCCACCGCGGCCACCGTCCCCGGCGGCAGGGCTTCGGCGACCGGAGCGCAGGCAGGCGGCGCGCAGGCAGGCGGCGCGCAGGCCGAATCGGGAGCCGCGCACGGCGCGCCGGCCGAAGCGGTGGCCGCCGAAGCCGCCGCCGGCGCGACGGTCGACAACCGGTTCTGGTACTCGTACGCCCACTGGCGGGCCGGCACCCACTGGGGCACCGCCGCCCTCGCCGGCGACCGCCCCGGTCTGGTGATCGAGGCCCCGGCCGGCCGCACCGAGTACACCGACCCGCACACCGGGAGGAAGGGCACCTGGGAGTACGCCGCCTGGACCTCCCCGGTCCACCGCTCCGCCGTCCCCGGCACCGAGACCATCGCCTCCTGGAACGCGCACACCCCGCCCGGCACCTGGATCCAGGTCGAACTGCGCGCCACCTACGGCAGCGGCGCCACCACCCCCTGGTACGTACTGGGCCGCTGGGCCTCCGGCGACGGCGACATCCGGCGCACCTCCGTGGACGGCCAGACCGACGGCACCTCCACCGTGTGGACCGACACCCTGGCCGTCGACGCCCCCGCGCGGGCGAACGGCGTACGGATCACGCACTGGCAGCTGCGCCTGACCCTCCACCGCAAGCCGGGAGCCGCCCAGGGCCCGACGGTGTGGCTGGCCGGGGCCATGGTCTCCGACGTCCCGGACCGCTACACCGTCCCCGCCTCCGCCCCCTCGGGCACGGCCCACGAGCTGAAGGTCCCGCGCTACTCACAGGAGATCCACACCGGCCGGTACCCCCAGTACGACAACGGCGGCGAGGCCTGGTGCAGCCCCACCTCCTCCCAGATGATCATCGAGTACTGGGGCCGCAAGCCCGCGGCCGAGGACCTGGCCTGGGTCGATCCCCGCTACGCCGACCCGCAGGTCTGCCACGCGGCCCGCTCCACCTACGACAGCGCCTACAGGGGCTGCGGCAACTGGCCCTTCAACGCCGCGTACGCGGCCACCTACAGCGGACTCGCCGGGGTCGTCACCCGGCTGCGTTCCCTCGCCGACCTGGAGGTCCTGGTCCGGTCGGGCATCCCTGCGATCACCTCGCAGTCCTTCCGCAGCGAGGAGCTCACGGGCGCGGGCTACGGCACCGCCGGCCACCTGATGACCGTCATCGGCTTCACCGCGACCGGGGACGTGGTCGCCAACGACCCGAACTCGCGCGACAACACGGCCGTCCGCCGCGTGTACAGGCGGCGAGAGTGGGAAAACGTGTGGTTGCGGACGAAGCGTCACGATTCAGCCGGAAAGATCGCCTCCGGCTCCGGAGGCATCTGCTACCTGTACGCCCCGGCCCGCCCGAGCCTGGCCCAGATCGCGGCCCTGCGGGCGGTGGGAGTGCTGTGA
- a CDS encoding Lrp/AsnC family transcriptional regulator: protein MEELDRQIVDLLVRDGRMSYTDLGKATGLSTSAVHQRVRRLEQRGVIRGYAAVVDPEAVGLPLTAFISVKPFDPSAPDDIADRLAGVPEIEACHSVAGDENYILKVRVATPLELEDLLGRLRALAHVSTRTTVVLSTPYEARPPRV, encoded by the coding sequence ATGGAGGAGCTGGACCGCCAGATCGTGGATCTGCTCGTGCGGGACGGGCGGATGAGCTACACGGACCTGGGCAAGGCCACCGGACTGTCCACATCGGCCGTCCACCAGCGAGTACGCCGTCTGGAACAGCGCGGGGTGATCCGCGGGTACGCGGCCGTCGTCGATCCCGAAGCCGTCGGCCTGCCCCTGACGGCCTTCATCTCGGTGAAGCCCTTCGACCCGAGCGCGCCGGACGACATCGCGGACCGGCTGGCCGGCGTACCGGAGATCGAGGCCTGCCACAGCGTCGCCGGCGACGAGAACTACATCCTGAAGGTCCGCGTCGCGACCCCGCTGGAGCTGGAGGACCTCCTGGGCCGCCTGCGCGCCCTCGCCCACGTCTCGACCCGCACGACGGTGGTCCTCTCCACCCCGTACGAGGCCCGCCCGCCCCGCGTGTGA
- a CDS encoding SPW repeat protein produces the protein MTTHSIEHHPDLAEMRSRFERVTSTPAAQAVEALALITGLYLAASPWIAGFSGLSSLAINNLIAGLAYCLCMSGLGSAYERTHAMAWTAVAIGAWTIVAPWVIAGDVSTTRTVVSNVIAGGVALCLALAMAGMAGRNRAVSG, from the coding sequence ATGACCACCCACAGCATCGAACACCACCCCGACCTCGCCGAGATGCGCTCGCGGTTCGAGCGGGTCACCAGCACCCCCGCCGCGCAGGCCGTGGAGGCACTGGCCCTGATCACGGGCCTGTACCTGGCGGCCTCGCCCTGGATCGCCGGGTTCAGCGGCCTCAGCTCGCTGGCGATCAACAACCTGATCGCCGGCCTGGCGTACTGCCTGTGCATGAGCGGACTCGGCTCCGCTTATGAACGCACCCACGCGATGGCCTGGACGGCGGTCGCCATCGGAGCCTGGACGATCGTGGCTCCGTGGGTCATCGCCGGCGATGTCAGCACGACCCGCACCGTGGTCAGCAACGTGATCGCCGGCGGCGTCGCCCTGTGCCTCGCCCTTGCCATGGCGGGCATGGCGGGCCGCAACCGGGCCGTCTCCGGCTGA
- a CDS encoding MFS transporter: MSAQTMDEAEPGAEDGRAGAAARKREQRGWYFYDFAVSVYSASVLTVFLGPYLTSVAEAAAKAQGTPGFVHPLGIPVRVGSFFAYSVSASVILALLLMPLVGAVADRTGRKKPLLAVAAYTGAAATAGMFFLGGERYLLGGLLLIVANAALSVSMVLYNAYLPQISTPDERDAVSSRGWAFGYTAGSLMLVVNLVLYLGHDSFGLSEGEAVRICLASAGLWWGAFAIVPLRRLRDRAVAREPGAAPAVSGWKQLVATLKDMRRYPLTLSFLLAYLIYNDGVQTVISQASIYGKQELELEQSTLIAAVLLVQVLAVAGALGMGRLAVIYGAKRTILGSLAAWALTLAAGYFLPARTPVWFFALASMIGLVLGGSQALSRSLFSHLVPAGKEAEYFSAYEMSDRGLSWIGPLVFGLTYQVTGSYRDAIISLVVFFALGFVLLARVPVRRAVEAAGNPVPERI; this comes from the coding sequence ATGAGTGCGCAGACCATGGACGAAGCGGAACCGGGGGCCGAGGACGGCAGAGCCGGCGCGGCCGCGCGCAAGCGCGAGCAGCGGGGCTGGTACTTCTACGACTTCGCGGTCTCGGTGTACTCGGCGAGCGTGCTGACCGTGTTCCTCGGGCCCTACCTGACCTCGGTGGCGGAGGCCGCCGCGAAGGCGCAGGGCACCCCCGGGTTCGTGCACCCGTTGGGCATCCCGGTGCGGGTCGGGTCGTTCTTCGCCTACTCGGTCTCGGCGTCGGTGATCCTCGCCCTGCTGCTCATGCCGCTGGTGGGGGCCGTCGCCGACCGGACCGGCCGGAAGAAGCCGCTGCTCGCGGTGGCGGCGTACACGGGCGCGGCGGCCACCGCCGGAATGTTCTTCCTGGGCGGCGAGCGCTACCTGCTGGGCGGACTGCTGCTGATCGTGGCGAACGCCGCGCTCTCGGTCTCGATGGTGCTCTACAACGCCTACCTGCCGCAGATCTCCACGCCGGACGAGCGGGACGCGGTGTCCTCGCGGGGCTGGGCCTTCGGCTACACGGCGGGCTCGCTGATGCTCGTGGTCAACCTGGTGCTCTACCTGGGCCACGACTCCTTCGGGCTCAGCGAGGGCGAAGCGGTACGGATCTGCCTGGCGTCGGCGGGCCTGTGGTGGGGAGCCTTCGCGATCGTCCCGCTGCGCCGGCTGCGGGACCGCGCCGTGGCGCGGGAGCCCGGGGCGGCACCGGCCGTGAGTGGCTGGAAGCAGCTCGTCGCCACGCTGAAGGACATGCGGCGCTACCCGCTGACCCTGTCGTTCCTGCTCGCCTATCTGATCTACAACGACGGCGTGCAGACGGTGATCTCGCAGGCCTCGATCTACGGCAAGCAGGAGCTCGAGCTCGAGCAGTCCACGCTGATCGCGGCGGTGCTGCTGGTGCAGGTGCTGGCCGTGGCGGGCGCTCTGGGCATGGGCCGGCTGGCCGTGATCTACGGCGCGAAGCGGACGATCCTCGGCTCGCTGGCGGCGTGGGCGCTGACGCTGGCGGCGGGGTACTTCCTGCCGGCCCGGACGCCGGTGTGGTTCTTCGCCCTCGCCTCGATGATCGGGCTGGTGCTGGGCGGCAGCCAGGCGCTGTCGCGCTCGCTGTTCTCGCACCTGGTGCCGGCGGGCAAGGAGGCCGAGTACTTCTCCGCGTACGAGATGAGCGATCGCGGGCTGAGCTGGATCGGACCGCTGGTGTTCGGCCTGACGTACCAGGTCACGGGCAGCTACCGGGACGCGATCATCTCGTTGGTGGTGTTCTTCGCACTGGGTTTCGTGCTGCTGGCACGGGTGCCGGTGCGGCGCGCGGTGGAGGCGGCGGGCAATCCTGTTCCCGAGCGGATCTGA
- a CDS encoding SCO1431 family membrane protein: MTAYSTALASRARNLVRTGGPKDHSKWLEHVLGWTLVVVVAMFVTQVGWL; this comes from the coding sequence ATGACCGCATACAGCACCGCCCTCGCCTCCCGCGCCCGGAACCTCGTCCGCACCGGCGGCCCCAAAGACCACTCCAAGTGGCTGGAGCACGTGCTCGGCTGGACGCTGGTGGTCGTCGTCGCCATGTTCGTCACCCAGGTCGGCTGGCTCTGA
- a CDS encoding acyl-CoA dehydrogenase family protein produces the protein MTDRAPQPVDRQLPTEESRDLLALVREIAQREIRPVAAEEEDAGKFPRAIFTLLSDAGLLGLPYAGEYGGGEQPYEVYLQVLEELAAARLTVGLGVSVHSLSCHGLAGYGSEEQQKAHLPAMLGGGLLGAYCLSEPASGSDAASLTTKAVRDGDDWIITGTKAWITHGGVADFYTVLARTGGEGPKGITAFLVPGDAEGLTAAVPEKKMGMKGSPTAQLHFDGVRVPDTRRIGEEGQGFTIALAALDAGRLGIAACAIGVAQAALDEALTYALDRKQFGHPIADFQGLRFMLADMATKIEAGRALYLAAARLRDAGKPFSRQAAMAKLFCTDAAMAVTTDAVQVLGGYGYTADFPVERLMREAKVLQIVEGTNQIQRMVIARHLAGPESR, from the coding sequence ATGACTGACCGCGCCCCGCAGCCGGTGGACCGACAGCTGCCCACCGAGGAGTCCCGGGACCTCCTCGCGCTCGTACGAGAGATCGCCCAGCGGGAGATCCGCCCCGTGGCCGCCGAGGAGGAGGACGCCGGGAAGTTCCCGCGTGCGATCTTCACTCTGCTGTCCGATGCCGGCCTGCTCGGTCTCCCGTACGCGGGCGAGTACGGCGGCGGCGAGCAGCCGTACGAGGTCTACCTCCAGGTCCTGGAGGAGCTCGCGGCGGCCCGCCTGACCGTCGGGCTCGGCGTCAGCGTGCACTCCCTGTCCTGCCACGGCCTGGCCGGATACGGCTCCGAGGAGCAGCAGAAGGCCCACCTGCCGGCCATGCTCGGCGGCGGCCTCCTCGGCGCGTACTGCCTCTCCGAGCCCGCCTCGGGCTCCGACGCCGCCTCGCTGACCACCAAGGCCGTCCGTGATGGCGACGACTGGATCATCACCGGCACCAAGGCCTGGATCACCCACGGCGGGGTCGCCGACTTCTACACCGTCCTCGCGCGCACCGGCGGCGAGGGCCCCAAGGGCATCACCGCCTTCCTGGTGCCGGGCGACGCGGAGGGTCTGACGGCCGCCGTCCCCGAGAAGAAGATGGGCATGAAGGGCTCGCCCACCGCCCAGCTGCACTTCGACGGGGTCCGCGTCCCGGACACCCGCCGCATCGGCGAAGAGGGCCAGGGCTTCACCATCGCGCTCGCCGCCCTGGACGCGGGCCGCCTGGGCATCGCCGCCTGCGCCATCGGCGTCGCGCAGGCCGCCCTGGACGAGGCCCTCACGTACGCCCTGGACCGCAAGCAGTTCGGGCACCCCATCGCGGACTTCCAGGGCCTGCGCTTCATGCTCGCCGACATGGCGACCAAGATCGAGGCCGGCCGGGCGCTGTACCTGGCGGCGGCGCGACTGCGCGACGCGGGCAAGCCGTTCTCCCGCCAGGCGGCGATGGCCAAGCTGTTCTGCACGGACGCCGCCATGGCCGTCACCACGGACGCGGTCCAGGTCCTCGGCGGCTACGGCTACACCGCGGACTTCCCGGTGGAGCGGCTGATGCGCGAAGCGAAGGTCCTCCAGATCGTCGAGGGCACGAACCAGATCCAGCGCATGGTCATCGCCCGCCACCTGGCAGGTCCCGAGTCGCGCTGA
- a CDS encoding phosphotransferase family protein, producing the protein MAAPAPRPRTSTREPEELRRRLAAWLDAELPGAKITGVSVPGSNGMSSETLLFDIEHPDTPVRACALRLAADPAAYSVFPTYDMPRQHRVMSLVADHTDLPVPRVLWLEQDPGPLGAPFFVMARAEGRVPPDVMPYTYEGNWLHAASDSERAVLQEASISLLARLHDQFPAKEAEFLLPEGTGSPLRRHVDAQRAYYAWVVDGLAPSPLLERAFDRLEELWPADEGPAVLNWGDARIGNVVYEADGFRPVAVLDWEMAAYAPREVDLGWTVYLHRFFQDLTVGFGQSGLPDFLRRADLERRYAELTGHSPRDMEFHTLYAALRHGIVMLRIAYRQAYFGEVEVPADPDGLILHHASLAAMVQGTYW; encoded by the coding sequence ATGGCAGCACCGGCACCACGCCCGCGCACCTCCACCCGCGAACCCGAGGAACTCCGCCGGCGCCTCGCCGCATGGCTCGACGCCGAGCTCCCCGGCGCGAAGATCACAGGCGTCTCCGTCCCCGGATCCAACGGCATGTCCAGCGAGACCCTGCTCTTCGACATCGAGCACCCCGACACCCCGGTCCGCGCCTGCGCCCTGCGCCTCGCCGCCGACCCGGCCGCCTACAGCGTGTTCCCCACGTACGACATGCCCCGCCAGCACCGCGTGATGAGCCTGGTCGCCGACCACACCGACCTGCCCGTCCCGCGCGTGCTGTGGCTGGAACAGGACCCCGGCCCGCTCGGGGCGCCGTTCTTCGTCATGGCCCGCGCCGAAGGCCGGGTCCCGCCCGACGTCATGCCCTACACGTACGAGGGAAACTGGCTGCACGCCGCGAGCGACTCCGAACGCGCCGTACTCCAGGAGGCCAGCATCTCGCTGCTGGCCCGGCTGCACGACCAGTTCCCCGCCAAGGAGGCCGAGTTCCTCCTCCCCGAGGGCACGGGCAGCCCGCTGCGCCGGCACGTCGACGCCCAACGCGCCTACTACGCCTGGGTGGTCGACGGACTCGCGCCGTCACCGCTGCTGGAGCGGGCCTTCGACCGGCTGGAGGAGCTGTGGCCCGCCGACGAGGGCCCCGCCGTCCTCAACTGGGGCGACGCCCGCATCGGCAACGTCGTCTACGAAGCCGACGGCTTCCGGCCGGTGGCCGTACTGGACTGGGAGATGGCCGCGTACGCCCCCCGCGAGGTCGACCTCGGCTGGACCGTCTACCTGCACCGCTTCTTCCAGGACCTGACCGTCGGCTTCGGCCAGAGCGGCCTGCCGGACTTCCTGCGCCGCGCCGACCTGGAGCGCCGGTACGCCGAACTCACCGGCCACAGCCCGCGGGACATGGAGTTCCACACCCTGTATGCCGCCCTGCGGCACGGGATCGTGATGCTGCGGATCGCCTACCGGCAGGCGTACTTCGGGGAGGTCGAGGTCCCCGCGGACCCGGACGGCCTGATCCTGCACCACGCCAGCCTCGCGGCGATGGTGCAGGGCACGTACTGGTAG
- a CDS encoding uridine kinase — MEPQQSLQSLARELAALPPSLGPVRLIGIDGHAGSGKSTFAGLLAQALGGAPVLHLDDVATHEELFEWPERLRAQVLEPLAAGRAAHWAPYDWVGRRFGPERVLEPVPVLLIEGVGAGRRALRPHLARLLWMETPRAQSWGRGRNRDGRELSDFWDGWERAELAHFSDDPSRPFADTLVRQSGTGYEWSSGTDATAGRATSVTEGDGLPRA; from the coding sequence GTGGAGCCTCAGCAGTCACTTCAGTCACTCGCGCGCGAACTTGCCGCCCTGCCGCCTTCCCTCGGCCCGGTCCGGCTGATCGGGATCGACGGGCACGCCGGGTCCGGGAAGAGCACGTTCGCCGGGCTGCTCGCGCAGGCGCTGGGCGGGGCTCCGGTGCTGCACCTGGACGACGTGGCCACCCACGAGGAACTCTTCGAGTGGCCGGAGCGGCTGCGCGCGCAGGTGCTGGAGCCGCTGGCCGCCGGGCGGGCCGCGCACTGGGCCCCATATGACTGGGTGGGGCGCCGGTTCGGTCCGGAGCGGGTGCTGGAGCCGGTGCCGGTGCTGCTGATCGAGGGGGTGGGCGCCGGCCGGCGGGCGCTGCGCCCGCATCTGGCGCGGCTGCTGTGGATGGAGACACCGCGCGCGCAGTCCTGGGGGCGCGGACGAAATCGGGACGGGCGTGAACTTTCCGACTTCTGGGACGGATGGGAGCGCGCGGAGCTCGCGCACTTCTCGGATGATCCTTCGCGCCCCTTCGCCGACACTTTGGTACGCCAGAGCGGTACGGGATACGAGTGGTCTTCCGGGACGGATGCGACCGCCGGAAGGGCCACTTCCGTCACCGAAGGTGACGGACTCCCCCGGGCCTGA
- a CDS encoding amidohydrolase — MTDRTASSVDAAGAPASERTVLLRGGEVHSPADPFATAMVVERGHIAWVGSEGAADAFAQGVDEVVDLGGALVTPAFTDAHVHTTSAGLALTGLDLTGAASLSDALGLVRAYAERRPADRVLLGHGWDASRWPERRAPRREELDEAAGGRPLYLSRIDVHSAVATTALLDLVPAVSVRGDEPLTRDDHHAVRRAALAAVTPAQRAEAQRAALDRAASLGIGSVHECGGPDISSAEDFADLLNLARERPGPRVFGYWADRDLEQAKALGAIGAAGDLFVDGALGSHTACLHAPYTDAGHTGTGYLDAAEVAEHVAACTEAGLQAGFHAIGDAALTAVVEGVRAAAEKVGLARIRAARHRVEHAEMMTPATIAAFADLGLTASVQPAFDAAWGGEDGMYADRLGAERARTLNPFAALLKAGVPLAFGSDAPVTPFDPWGTVRAAAFHRTPEHRISVRAAFTAHTRGGWRALGRDGAGVLVPGAPADYALWETAELVVQAPDDRVARWSTDPRSGTPGLPDLTPGRELPVCLATVVGGREVFVRPQG, encoded by the coding sequence ATGACTGACCGCACCGCCAGCTCCGTCGACGCCGCCGGCGCCCCCGCATCCGAACGGACCGTCCTCCTCCGCGGGGGCGAGGTACACAGCCCCGCCGACCCCTTCGCCACCGCGATGGTCGTCGAGCGGGGACACATCGCCTGGGTCGGCTCCGAAGGCGCCGCCGACGCCTTCGCACAGGGCGTCGACGAGGTCGTCGACCTCGGCGGGGCGCTCGTCACCCCCGCCTTCACCGACGCGCACGTCCACACCACCTCCGCCGGCCTCGCCCTCACCGGCCTGGACCTCACCGGCGCCGCCTCCCTCTCCGACGCCCTCGGCCTCGTCCGCGCGTACGCCGAGCGCCGCCCCGCCGACCGGGTGCTCCTCGGCCACGGATGGGACGCCTCCCGGTGGCCCGAGCGCCGCGCGCCCCGCCGCGAGGAGCTCGACGAGGCCGCCGGCGGCCGGCCGCTCTACCTCAGCCGCATCGACGTGCACTCCGCCGTGGCCACCACCGCCCTGCTGGACCTCGTCCCGGCCGTCTCCGTCCGCGGCGACGAGCCGCTGACCCGCGACGACCACCACGCCGTCCGCAGGGCCGCGCTCGCCGCCGTCACCCCCGCCCAGCGCGCCGAGGCCCAGCGGGCCGCCCTCGACCGGGCCGCCTCCCTCGGCATCGGCTCCGTCCACGAGTGCGGCGGGCCCGACATCTCCTCCGCCGAGGACTTCGCGGACCTCCTCAACCTCGCCCGGGAAAGGCCCGGACCGCGCGTCTTCGGGTACTGGGCGGACCGGGACCTCGAACAGGCCAAGGCGCTCGGCGCCATCGGCGCCGCCGGCGACCTCTTCGTGGACGGAGCCCTCGGCTCCCACACCGCGTGCCTGCACGCCCCGTACACCGACGCGGGCCACACCGGCACCGGCTACCTCGACGCCGCCGAGGTGGCCGAGCACGTAGCCGCCTGCACCGAGGCGGGCCTGCAGGCCGGTTTCCACGCCATCGGCGACGCAGCCCTCACCGCCGTCGTCGAGGGCGTGCGCGCCGCCGCGGAAAAGGTCGGCCTGGCCCGCATCCGCGCCGCCCGGCACCGCGTCGAGCACGCCGAGATGATGACCCCCGCCACCATCGCCGCCTTCGCGGACCTCGGCCTCACCGCCTCCGTGCAGCCCGCCTTCGACGCCGCCTGGGGCGGCGAGGACGGCATGTACGCCGACCGGCTCGGCGCGGAGCGCGCCCGTACCCTCAACCCCTTCGCCGCACTGCTCAAGGCCGGTGTGCCCCTCGCCTTCGGCTCCGACGCCCCGGTCACCCCGTTCGACCCCTGGGGCACCGTCAGGGCGGCCGCCTTCCACCGCACCCCCGAGCACCGGATCTCCGTCCGGGCCGCCTTCACGGCCCACACCCGGGGCGGCTGGCGGGCCCTGGGCCGCGACGGCGCGGGCGTGCTGGTGCCCGGCGCCCCCGCCGACTACGCGCTCTGGGAGACCGCCGAACTGGTGGTCCAGGCCCCCGACGACCGGGTCGCCCGCTGGTCCACGGACCCCCGTTCCGGGACCCCCGGACTGCCCGACCTGACCCCCGGCAGGGAACTGCCGGTGTGCCTCGCCACGGTCGTCGGCGGGCGGGAGGTATTCGTACGGCCACAGGGGTGA